From the Bacteroidia bacterium genome, the window GCGAGTGCTACATTAAAAAGATTGCCTGTTGCCGAAATATTTATCAAGTCGTTTTCAGCATCTATAAACGTGAGGGGAAAGCAAATTGAATCTCCTTCATCAATCTGATAATTTAAAACCACGGGTGAGGTTAATTGTGGTGCCGTGTTATAGGAGCATGCCGCAACTATCACCTGCATGTCGCGCCTTGTTCTTGAAAGAAGTATTCCATTTCTGTACTCTTCCACTTCTATGGCCACAACAAATAACCCCTGATTTGGTGAAGCGATAGTCAATAGTCCTGTTTGTGAATTTATATTACAAAGACCTCCTGCACCAAAAGGACTTGTGTAACTATAACCCGGGCTGTAAATGACCGTAGGTAACGGAAACAAAAAGTATAAGTTTAAATTAATATCCTGATAGGTCATTAAATTGTTTACACCTAAATTGCCATAAGGACTCACTAATTTATAGGCCAAACTATCTCCATCACTGTCAAATGCCAGATTACTTAACTGAACTGTATCTAAATTACAGATGAAAGGGGTTGGCGAACTCGAAAACTGTGGTGTAGAATTGGAAATGCCTGCCGGAATAACCGTATAAAAAAATATGCCTGTGCTATCAGGCTGAATCAGATTATTGATACTTACATTTCGTGCCCCATCATTTAAAAACAAGTGCCAGGTTGTATCCTCCGACAATATTACTGTTGCTTCATAGTAAGCTTTTTCTACACACCAATTGTTGTTATAATAACAAGTTGTGTCTAATACTGGAAGTGTTACCGGTTGTGTGTTTATCTTATCAAGCGAAATTTGCGCATATAATCTTTTATAGTTGGTGTTGGAAGAGTCATAACAAATATAAAGATCAAAATACGTTTGAAATTGTGCAGCCGAAGTATCGCAGTTGCGGTAATAATTGAGACTTATCTTATAAACCTTTTTCTGTTGCTGTGGTACACTTCCTATAAATGTATAGGTAAACTCGCCACCCATAATATGACTTGCCAGACCTGCATTATAGAGCAGCATAAAAATAAGGATTGCAATGATACTCTTCATAGCATCTATATTCTCAAGATGTTTTCCAATAGAAATACGTTGCCTAAAGATAATAATTTTCTATTTCCGAATCCCATACTATTCTCCATTTATCTTTTCGCCATATTATTTTGAATGACTGATAAATTTCAAAGTGTTGGAAAGACCGGTCACTTGTTGTTGTTCAATGTGTGGTAAAAATTGAGATAATCACAGTCTTTCCATGTCTCCCAAAAATTTTACTTTTGTGGTACATGAGTATCAATAAAAATCTTGATCCGGCAAGTGAAAATTTAAGTACTGCCGAAAAGGAAATAGAAAGGGCATTAAGACCGCTAAGCTTCGATGATTTTGCAGGACAACGTAAGGTAACAGAAAACCTTACTGTATTTGTGAAGGCAGCAGTACAGCGTGGCGAAGCACTTGATCATGTTTTGCTGCATGGCCCTCCGGGCTTGGGCAAAACTACATTAGCCAACATTATTGCAAACGAGCTTAACGTAAAAATAAAAGTTACGTCAGGGCCTGTACTTGACAAACCGGGCGACCTTGCAGGCTTGCTCACAAATTTGCAAGCCAACGATGTTTTGTTTATTGATGAGATTCACCGCTTAAGTCCTATTGTGGAAGAATATCTTTATTCTGCAATGGAAGATTATAAAATTGATATTATGATTGAAAGCGGACCTCACGCACGCTCTGTCCAGCTTAAAATAAATCCTTTTACACTCATCGGTGCTACTACCCGTTCGGGATTGCTTACATCACCATTGCGTGCACGGTTTGGTATCAACTCGCGACTTGAATATTACGATGCACGATTGTTACAAGACATTGTAATGCGCTCTGCATCTATTCTAAAATCTGCTATTGACGAAGAAGCGGCTTTTGAGATTGCCCGTAGAAGCCGTGGAACCCCTCGTATTGCTAATGCGCTGTTGAGGCGTATTCGAGATTTTGCTCAGATAAAAGGTAACGGAACCATAAATATTGAAATTGCACGCTACGGGCTTCAGGCACTCAATGTTGACATTGACGGTCTGGACGAAATGGACAACAGAATACTTAATGCCATTATAGAAAAATTTAAAGGTGGGCCTGTAGGGCTCAACACCATTGCTACCGCTGTTGGTGAAGAAGCCGGCACTATTGAAGAAGTGTATGAGCCTTTTTTAATAATGGAAGGTTTTTTAATGCGAACGCCACGAGGTCGTGAAGCAACAGAAAAAGCTTTTAAACATCTTGGCAAAAAGTCTTTAAAGCAGAAAGGCACATTGTTTGACTCTGAGTCTTAAAAAAACAATGAACCGAAGCCAGACAACAGCATGGGTTAAAACCGAAGCATTAAAGTTGGGCTTCTCACATTGCGGTATCTCTAAAGCTGGTTTTCTGGAAGAAGAAGCACCACGACTCGAACAGTGGCTTAAAGCAAACATGCATGGCACAATGTCGTACATGGAACGCAATTTCGACAAGCGTTTAGATCCAACTAAATTAGTTGAAGGAGCCAAGAGTGTCATCTCTTTACTTTTTAATTACTATCCGGAAAAAAAACAAAATCCACAGGCACCGCAAATTTCAAAATACGCCTATGGCACAGATTATCATTTTGTAATTAAAGAAAAACTGTATCAACTACTCGAACTCATGCGACAGCATATTGGAGCAATTGATGGACGTGTTTTTGTTGACTCTGCACCGGTATTAGACAGAGCATGGGCTCGCAAAAGTGGATTGGGATGGATTGGAAAAAATAATAATCTTATAAATCCAAAATCAGGCTCTTGGTATTTTATTGCAGAACTGATTCTTGATATTGAACTCGATGCCGATGCTCCAATAAAAGATTACTGTGGCTCTTGCACAAAATGTATTGATGCCTGCCCTACAGATGCTATTGTCATGCCTCATGTTGTTGATGGCAGTAAGTGTATTTCATATTTTACGATTGAATTAAAAAATGAAATTCCTGTGTCTTTCCAAAACCAATTTAAAAACTGGATGTTTGGCTGCGATATTTGTCAGGATGTATGTCCCTGGAATCGTTTTGCAAAACCCCATCAGCATGAAGAGCTAAAAGCAAATCATGAATTACTTGAGATGAATCAAAATGACTGGGAAGAACTAACAGAAGAAATTTTTAAAGAAAAATTTAAAGACTCTGCCTTAAACCGTACAGGCTTTAAAGGTATGATGCGAAACCTTGATTTTTTAAATCAGAAAAAATAACAGAAACTATCCCTGATGTGTAACCTTTCTGAAAACTTCTGTCAGCACATCAGAGTATTTATGACCGAAAGTGGCCAGACACCAAACCATAAGCATCTTTTTTTCATCACTCTTCAGCCATCGCATAGCTTTAACCAATTCTTTTTTGAATAGCTTTTTATCAAAACTCACCTTGGTAAGAATTTCTTTGGTGTATTCGTACATTGGTTTCATAGATTAAAATTACAGTGCTAATATACTTTACTAAACATTAATAAAAACCTTTCGTTTGGCGAATTATTGTAATAATTGGGTTAAAAAATTAATTGCATAGCTTTCAGCTACATAAAATCTCTATCGGTTGTATTTCTGCCTTTTTTAAAATCTGGCACACTCAGTTATGACACTTTTCATCGCATTGATTCCAATCTGCTTTTTTGACTTAGCATCTTTATAAAAATATAGTTGCAAAAAGTTAGCTGTTGCTTTTTTCAGCCATTTAACTATACTCACTACACGGTATTTTTTTTTAATAAGCATGATTAATATCATAAATTAAATGTGCTCATGCGCAATTACTATTGTTGTTTATATTGTTTATTTTATATTACATTTACACCTCTTTCTATATGGCAGTCAGAAGCTTGAATAAAATTGCAACAACGTTAGCTCAAGTTGATCTTTTGAAAAATTTATCTGCTGAATTGATACATTTACTTTCTACCATCAGCACTTCTGCACCATTCAAAAAAGGCCAAACTATTTTCAACTCAGGTGATAAAGCAAATAAAATTTTTTTCATCGAGAAAGGTACCATTTCAATAGTTGATACCGAAGTTGAATTGTTAAAACAATTTACTAATGATTGTTTTGGTGAAGAATGTATTTTATCTGATGGAGTGTATCCGTTTTCGGCTGTTGCAGCAGATGATGTAGCCTTGTTACAAATAAACAGACAAGAATTTTTAGCTGTTATTTCCAAACATCATGATGTCTTTAATAGTATTTTGATTGCCCTGTATCAAAAAATGTATTTGCAAAATCGGTTAAAGCAAGAAGCATTTCTACAAAGGTTGGACAAACTAAACAAAGAATTGGCAACAGCAAAAAATGATGTAGAGGTCAGAACTACTGAGCTGATTAAACAGGAAAAATTAGCCTCTTTAGGTTTGTTATCTGCCGGCATTGCGCATGAATTGCAAAACCCGTTAAACTTTGTCAATAATTTTGCTGAACTGAGTGGAGAAATGATCAGTGATATAAAAAGCACAACCAGCACTTCAGAAAAGGAAGCATTGTTGCGCGAAGTTGCCGGTAATATTGACAAGATTAAACAACATGGCATGCGTGCCAGCCGCATCATTAAACGCATAGTTACCTTCAGCCGCGAAAATAAAGGTGATTTTGAACTTACCAATGTAAATACCATCTGTAAAGAATATGTCTATCTGGCAACAGCTGGTATAAAGTCAAACATATTGGGTTTTGAATGTAACCTTGTTGAAAGCTATAGCGAACAGCTGCCCATGATCAACACCAATGCTCAGGATCTTGGTCGTGTTGTTCTGAACATTGTAAATAATGCTTTTTATGCACTTAACGAAAGGAAAAAAAACTATCCTGTTAACGAAAATTATCAGCCGGAATTACAGCTAATCACAAAGAATGTAAATAAAAAAATTTATCTGCACATTAAAGACAATGCTATGGGCATTGCTCCAGAACTGCAAACAAAAATTTTTGAACCTTTTGTTACAACCAAACCTGACGGTGAAGGTACAGGGCTTGGTTTAAGTATCTGCAGAGATATCATCCAAAACCTGAAGGGCGACATCAATCTGATTTCCGAAATAGGAAAAGGAACGGAATTTATTATTACCTTACCTGTTGAATAAAAACTATATTGCGGCATGAAGATCTCTGATACATTGCACATTGCAATGTAAGTTGCAATATTTTCTTATACTTTTGTTGTTATAATTACAGGAAATAAATTATGTTCTCCTTTTTTAAACGCAAAGAAAATAATACTGCAGCCAACTTTCTGGCAGTTAAAACCGATATGCATAGTCATCTTATTCCCGGAATTGATGACGGAGCTAAAACCATTGAAGACTCTCTTGCACTGATAAAAGAACTACATTCATTAGGTTATACAAAGCTCATTACTACACCGCACATCATGAGTGATTTTTATCGTAATACGCCCGAAATAATTATGGCAGGGCTTGAAGATGTGCGAAAGGCAGTAAAGGCAGAAAATATTCCTGTAACCATTGAGGCAGCAGCCGAATATTATCTTGACGATGGATTTATACATAAGCTAGAAGAAGAAAAGTTGTTGACCATTGGCAATAACAACCATCTGCTTTTTGAAATCAGCTATGTAAACGCACCCGATAATTTATTGCAAGTAATTTTCAGAATGCAGGTACTGGGCTACAAACCCATCATGGCACATCCTGAACGCTATCCGTTTTGGGGAAATAATTTTGATTTTTATGGCAGCCTCCGCGATCAGGGTGTGTTGCTGCAAATCAATGTTAACTCTCTTGCCGGCTACTACGGCCCCGATGCCAAACGTACTGCCGAAAAGCTGATTGAAAAAGAATGGGTAGATTTGATTGGCACCGATACACATGCTATTAAACACATCAATGCGCTACACAAAACAGTAAAAGAAAAATCTTTTAAAAAACTGCTGGAGTTTAATTTACTCAACAAGCATTTGTAACTTAACGTTGCTGTTTCTGCTTTGTATTCTACGTGATTTGATTTTATTGCGTTAACAGACTTGCTTCTTTCTGCACCACTGCCAAATATTGTTGCTCTAACTGATCTATTCTTTCAGAATGTTTTTTGGTTTTAATCTGCATCAGTATAATCATCACAAAAATCATCATCATTGCAAATACAGCAAACAACACCTGCCAGGAAAAATGTACACGCATTGTTCCTAAAAAAGCTGCACCTGCTGCCAGCCCTAAATTATAAATGGTCATACATAGAGTGAATTGAAGTGCCGAAATACGTTTCCAGCATAGCTGCATGGCCAATGCCAGGATGCCAATGTTGGTGAGTGTAAAAAAGGTGCACAGTAAAGCAATGTAGGTGCAAACAAAAGTGGTATCAGACCAAAGTGTGGGAATCATAGTCATCGTTATGGCAAGAATAACTATTAGAATAAGGCTGCCCTGCATCAATCGGATAACACCAAACCTCTGAATCACAAAAGCACCAACAATCATTCCTGCAATACCACCCAGTAAATTTGAAGTTGAATAAATTTTAGAATAATAAACATTGGTCCAACTTAATTCCTGAATGGTAAAAATCGGCAGCATCGTCCTCATAAAGTGAATAGCAGCCATCAATAGAAAACCTGTGGTCAGCAGCAACAATACATTTCGTAACATCACTACCTGTTTGAAAGATTTAAACAGTTTTCCCCAACTGTCAACGGATATTAAAGCAGTAGCTGCTGATGTTTCTCCTTTTGACCAGGGGTGTAACTTTTCTCCTTTACGCTCTCTTGTCAATAGGGGAATAAAAATAATCAACAAAACAGGTATTGACATCAACAAAACTGCGTCTGAAAATCCATAATTATTGGTAAGCCAACTGCCAAAAAAGAATGATGCCGAGGTACCGACAGTCTTTGCGCCCCACATAAAACTGTTGGTTTTGCCTTGTTGTTCTAAAGGAACAATATCAATGGCCAGACTATCAGTTGCTATATCCTGAAACATAACAAAAATGTGTACAAAAAGCACTACGGTTGTAATTATGGAAATATTATCGAGTGGATTATGGATAAATGAAAGTGACACTACGCTGCATAAAATTCCAAACTGTCCGAACAAAAGCCACGGTCTTCTGCGCCCCATTGGAAGGTAGGTGTATTTTTCTATCATGGGAGCCAATAATATTTTCATACTTGTCGGAATAAGTACAATAGCACTGTATGAAGCAATCTCTACTGCACTTTTGCCATTCATGGCCATCCATGCAGGAATAACAAATAACGTAATACCTTCGGGAATACCTTGCGAAAAATACAAGGCAATAAAAATGATGTAACGCAAAGTTGCATTCTCTGCAAGAGAGATGCCGGAGCGGAGGCTCGTGGCTTTTGCTTTCATAGAGGTTTGATTTAGTTTTGGGTGTTTGTCAGATATTATTTGGTTGGTTTCTTAAACCACTTGGCTGCATTGGTGTTTCTATGCGGACAACCCGGCCAGCAACAAGGTTGCCTTTTTCCGGCTTGCAGATCTTCAATCAGTCGTTCAATATGCTCTACTCTTGTTTCGCTTTTTTTCACAATGGTAACCCAGCAAATCCATTCATTGCGCTGTATAGGCGTAAGGCTGTTCCATTTTGTTACTAAATCGGTTTGTGATGCCAAAGCTTTCTGAATATCATCTGTTACTTCATGCAATATGCCGTCAGCAATTTTTGTACTCATTGTAATTTAGTGTTGCAATATTAATGGCTACTAAATTATTTAATTTTATCGTTACTTTTGCCATAAGAAATATTATTCAAAATGAAATTTGGTGTAGTTGTATTTCCTGGCTCAAACTGTGATGAAGACATGGTTTATGTGTTGCGCAACATATTGAAACAACCGGTAGAAAAATTATGGCATAAAGAACATTCGCTTCGCGGATGTGATTTTATTGTACTTCCCGGAGGCTTTTCTTATGGTGACTACCTGCGTTCGGGTGCCATTGCCCGTTTTTCGCCAATCATGCAGGAAGTGATGGAGTTTGCTGCAAAAGGCGGATATGTTTTAGGCGTGTGTAACGGCTTTCAGATTTTATGCGAATCGCAACTTCTGCCGGGAGCATTGCTACACAACTTCAGTCATAAATTTATCTGTAAAAATATTTTTATAAAAGCCGAGACTGACGAAACCATTCTTACCTCATCATTAAAAATTGGCGCAGCCATTAAAATACCCATTGCCCATGGCGAAGGACGTTTTTTTGCAGATGAAGCTACATTAAATCAGATAGAATCGAACAATCAGGTGCTTTTCCGTTATTGCGATGAGAATGGCTATGTAACAGAAGCTGCTAATCCCAATGGAGCCTTAAACAATATTGCAGGTATCTGTAATGAAAAACGAAATGTTTTTGGAATGATGCCACATCCTGAGCGTGCTGCAGACCCTTTATTGGGTAATACAGATGGACTTGGAATTTTTAAATCTATTCTCAATTATGTTGATGCCTGAGTTTTGGCTGCTTTATCTGAACCACTCTACTGCCCCATAGAAAATAGCAAGCCATATCAGACCTTTAATCAGGAAAAATAAAAATCCTGCCAGCCCCAACCTTTTGAACCACAATATGACTTTCTCTTTATTCACACCACAAAAATATTAAGGGCTTCGAAGATTATTGTTCCGAAGCCCTTATTTTTTTAAGTAAAATCTTTTTTACAATTACTAATAGAACTTACCTCTGTAGTCTTTAACCTTTGCTTTTTCTTTCAAAGCATTAAAGGTTTCGTACTGCGAACGGTTTTGTAATTGTTGCTCTGCCTGAGTTTTACTTTCACTAAAGTTAGCAGGAGCCTGTGGCTCTTTTACATCTGTAACCTGAACAACAAAAACACCTTGCTCGCCTTTTATAGGTTTACTCACTTTATCTTTTGCTAATCCAAACATCGTTCCTATAACACTCATTTCTGCACCCAGGTTTGGAATGTAGGGTGAATTAAATGTAACGTTTTCCATCGTCTGTACCGGTGTATTTAGCTTTGAAGCCAATCCGTCAAGACTTTGTGCTGCACCGGTTGCATTGATTTTTTCAGTCAGCATTTCTGCTTTTTTGTTTTTGCGTGCTGCAACTTCTACCTGCTCTTTAACATCTTCAAGTGCCAATGTACCTTCCGGCTTTATTTGCATTAAATGTGCCACCACAAATTTATCACCCAATTCAAATGGTGTTGAAACATCGTTCTTTTTGGCTTTATATGCCCATCGTATCAACTCACGTGCATTGTCAAGGCCGGGAACAGTTTTGTCATTTTCTTTTAAACTTTCAATGTTGCGGGCATTCAATCCTTCGTCTTTTACGGCTTTAGTATAGCTGTCGCCATTGTTATTTTTTGCTGCAAAATCATTTGCCTTTGCAAATACACCTTGATAGGTTTTGGAGCTGGCTTCAATTTTACGTCCAACAACATAAACTCTGACATTTTTTGACATGCCTGCCTGATCTGTGATTTCAATGATATGATAACCAAAATTTGTTTTTACCACTCCTAACGAGCCTTTTTTATTGTCAAAACAAAAATCGTTGAATTCAGGAACCATCATTCCGGGTTTAAACCAGCCAAGGTCACCACCTTTAATGGCAGAGCCCGGATCTTCAGAAAGCATAGCAAACTGATCAAATTTAGCACCTCCTTTTATCAGATTATAAATACTGTCGGCAGTTGCTTTTACATGTAATGAATCTTTTCCTTCTGTCTTAAATAAAATGTGACGTGCCTGAACAGAGTCAGGAAGCATTTTTGTGCCTTCTAATTTTGCAACATAGTAGGCATTGTTTTCCATATACGGAGCTGATACAAAACCTACAACTTCTGAAAACATTTGTGCTTCAATAGCAGGAGAAAGTGTGCCTGTTTTATGGTAGCTGTTGTCAACGGGAAAATCAGAGTTCTGAGCTACAAACAATGAGTCGTCTGTACTTGCAGCAAATGCAGGAACAAGGTCTGTAATATATTTTTCTGCCACCGTTCTGTCTTCGTTAGATGGAACAACATCAAAAGTCACATAATCAAGTTTTCGCGATTCTTCTGGCTGCTCATAGCTTTTGATATTCTCGTTATATGCTTTTTGCAAATCGGCATCAGTAAGTTTTACAGTACTGTCGGCAATGGTATTGTAGTTTAGCATGATATAACGAGCCGATTCTGTTTTGTTCTTTGCTTCAAAGTCGCGCTTGGCTTCAGCAGTGGTTATATAAAGTCCTTTTTTAATCAGGTCGAAATATTTCTGATTGAGTCTTTCTTCTTTAATGCTGTTTTCGAAGTTAACCCACTGTGCACGGGTGCGGCCAGTCTGATCGTTATCCATATTTTTCAAAAACTGGATTACGTTTTTCTTGTCAAACTGCTTGGTGTTAGGGTCGCTGAATGCTTGTTTTATCTGAGGGTGAATGTCATTACCCTGAACCATATCAAACAATTCATCACTACTTACAACCAATCCGGTTTTAGCAATTTGTTTGCCTATTAATTCTTCGTTAAGCATCTGTCCCCAGGTCTGATCACGCAATTGGTCTGTTGTCTGTTGGTCAACCTGATCTTTACCCTGGCTGAGTTTATAGTTTTCTATATTCTGCTGAACTTTGGCTTCAAAATCCTGAATAGAGATTTTCTTTCCACCAATGACACCTGCTGTTGTGGTGTTTCCCTGAATGAATGAGCGGTTAGAAGTGAGCAAGTCGCCAAGGATAAATGCTACTAAGCTTAATCCGATGATACCTATGAGCAGGCCGGCTTTACTTCTTATTTTTCCAATAATAGCCATAATGTCTTAATAAAGGGGGTTTAAAAATGAGGGGGCGAATATACAACTGAAAAAGCAATAAATAAAACGAAATTTTTAGAGATATCAGGCTCTGAAAAACGCTATTGTTTCGTTTACAACTTGCTGATAATGAGGTGGCAATAATTGTCCGGCATAAGGATGTTCGGCACCAAAACTATGGTTTGCCGAGGCTATTGGTGTCAGACAGGCTCGTGTATTCCATGAATGCATGACTAAAGCATCACTAAAACTTACTGTTTCATCCTCTGTTCCATGAATGATTAAATGAGGTATTGAAAGCTGTTTTACTGCCTTATGAATATTTATTCTTTGCGCATTGTTGATGGCATCTTCAGCAAGCTGATAGTAGAGCGGCATTTGCTGATGGGTTCGTGCATTTTCAATATAAATGACTCCTGCCTGCTGCCACAAACTAAGCTGTTGTGGAGAAATATACTTACCAAACTCAATAGGCGATGCCCATGATGCAATCTTGCTGATACGACCATCTTCTGAAGCTTTGATTATTGAGATAGCTCCTCCGCGAGAGTGTCCTGCGAGATAAATAGTATTTAAATCGAAACGCTCTTTTTGCGGATGCTGCCACAGCCAGTCCAATAAAACATCAAGGTCATCTAATTCTTTGGTAAAATTATTTTGTCCGAAGGCTTCGAGGTCTGCAAACTCAGTCGGGTTATCGGGAGTAGTTCCGTTAAACGAAAAATTAAATTTGATAAAGACAAATCCTGCATGAGCAAACGATTCTGCAATCATATCATACGGTCCCCAGTCTTTGAATCCCTTAAAGCCGTGAGCAAAAATAATTACAGGCATAGGGTCTTTGTTGCCATTGAAAAACATATCGGCCACAACAGGTTTGCCGTGTTTTCCATTGATGAGGATATTTTTAAAGCGGTTCATTGTATTAAAATATGAGAGCACAATTTACAAAAAAACAAAACAGCTGTCAATGAAGTTTTGACAGCTGTTTCAAAATTGATGCTATTAATCTATTTTTTATGCTTTTTCTCTTCTTTATCAGGCACTATCAATGAAAAACGTACAGGTAAAGTATAGTGTACACTCTGTATTTAAAAATAAGAAAAAAAACAGGTTGTATCTATATCATTATTTTTTTTACTTAAATACTTCAATTTCTTAACCTTTAAAAAACCTCATTCCCTTATCACCGCCACCTTTCTGCTCACCCTCTTCCCATCACTCCATATCACACAATTATAAACCCCATTGGCTAAATCTGGTAACTTAAAAGCCTGCTCATTGCTCCACGGTGGCAGCGTATATTTAAAAACAACCTTGCCTGTTACATCAACCATCTCAAACAAACCGCTCTTTCCGCCACTGGCGGATTGCGGCAGCAAATAACCAATATTCAACACACCGTTAGTTACAGGATTAGGATATACTCTAAATTTAAAATCGGGTGGTGATAAATCATTTACACCCGTTATTAAACAAGGGCAAGTTGGTTTGCGTAGTATCGCACCCTAAGTAGTAGTTGGGGTGGTTCACGTTACTTCTAAATGTAAAACACGGCATGTGCAAATCATGCAAATGCACATCGCAGGCAAGGCCGCCACTGTCAGGATAATTAATGTAATGTAAATCAACGACACCACTTCCTGAACTTATGAGTATTTTGCCATTAGCCGCAAGATACGTGGTCCAGAAACCGGTTTGAAAAAGTGTCTGTCCCGGAGGCGAATAATAGCCATCATTAATGGCCACCACTGTCATGCTTGCCTGCATGTTTGATGTGTCTGTATTTATTTGGAGGATAGTATCAAAATCCGAAACCGTATAAAGATATTTTGAATTAGACGAAAAAGCCAATCCCAAGCC encodes:
- a CDS encoding gliding motility-associated C-terminal domain-containing protein, which encodes MKSIIAILIFMLLYNAGLASHIMGGEFTYTFIGSVPQQQKKVYKISLNYYRNCDTSAAQFQTYFDLYICYDSSNTNYKRLYAQISLDKINTQPVTLPVLDTTCYYNNNWCVEKAYYEATVILSEDTTWHLFLNDGARNVSINNLIQPDSTGIFFYTVIPAGISNSTPQFSSSPTPFICNLDTVQLSNLAFDSDGDSLAYKLVSPYGNLGVNNLMTYQDINLNLYFLFPLPTVIYSPGYSYTSPFGAGGLCNINSQTGLLTIASPNQGLFVVAIEVEEYRNGILLSRTRRDMQVIVAACSYNTAPQLTSPVVLNYQIDEGDSICFPLTFIDAENDLINISATGNLFNVALANPPALFVANPTTNNNTAQFCWKTICGQAASFPYMFTVESTDNGCPSKNSTYVFSILVKSIPHNQLPSITLSMFPDTAICTGTAIQFNASTQFAGNSPTYQWYINGQALSNNYPNYITNQLNNGDSVSVQLISNSICVTDTTAISNTQVASVLQPTVASFVTNTVSTSSINVLQQFINQSVGNTYNYWNFGDSTQSVSISPQHIYENSGVYMVQLITVSDDGCHDTTEVPVDIKTTKSYFIPSSFTPDANGLNDWFAPIGAEMPDYTLQIFNRWGQLLFSETGKPQWNGYYKNQQLPLGMYIYTIRINNPAKSLIETGTVMLLR
- the ruvB gene encoding Holliday junction branch migration DNA helicase RuvB; protein product: MNKNLDPASENLSTAEKEIERALRPLSFDDFAGQRKVTENLTVFVKAAVQRGEALDHVLLHGPPGLGKTTLANIIANELNVKIKVTSGPVLDKPGDLAGLLTNLQANDVLFIDEIHRLSPIVEEYLYSAMEDYKIDIMIESGPHARSVQLKINPFTLIGATTRSGLLTSPLRARFGINSRLEYYDARLLQDIVMRSASILKSAIDEEAAFEIARRSRGTPRIANALLRRIRDFAQIKGNGTINIEIARYGLQALNVDIDGLDEMDNRILNAIIEKFKGGPVGLNTIATAVGEEAGTIEEVYEPFLIMEGFLMRTPRGREATEKAFKHLGKKSLKQKGTLFDSES
- the queG gene encoding tRNA epoxyqueuosine(34) reductase QueG gives rise to the protein MNRSQTTAWVKTEALKLGFSHCGISKAGFLEEEAPRLEQWLKANMHGTMSYMERNFDKRLDPTKLVEGAKSVISLLFNYYPEKKQNPQAPQISKYAYGTDYHFVIKEKLYQLLELMRQHIGAIDGRVFVDSAPVLDRAWARKSGLGWIGKNNNLINPKSGSWYFIAELILDIELDADAPIKDYCGSCTKCIDACPTDAIVMPHVVDGSKCISYFTIELKNEIPVSFQNQFKNWMFGCDICQDVCPWNRFAKPHQHEELKANHELLEMNQNDWEELTEEIFKEKFKDSALNRTGFKGMMRNLDFLNQKK
- a CDS encoding ATP-binding protein, which produces MAVRSLNKIATTLAQVDLLKNLSAELIHLLSTISTSAPFKKGQTIFNSGDKANKIFFIEKGTISIVDTEVELLKQFTNDCFGEECILSDGVYPFSAVAADDVALLQINRQEFLAVISKHHDVFNSILIALYQKMYLQNRLKQEAFLQRLDKLNKELATAKNDVEVRTTELIKQEKLASLGLLSAGIAHELQNPLNFVNNFAELSGEMISDIKSTTSTSEKEALLREVAGNIDKIKQHGMRASRIIKRIVTFSRENKGDFELTNVNTICKEYVYLATAGIKSNILGFECNLVESYSEQLPMINTNAQDLGRVVLNIVNNAFYALNERKKNYPVNENYQPELQLITKNVNKKIYLHIKDNAMGIAPELQTKIFEPFVTTKPDGEGTGLGLSICRDIIQNLKGDINLISEIGKGTEFIITLPVE
- a CDS encoding CpsB/CapC family capsule biosynthesis tyrosine phosphatase, with the protein product MFSFFKRKENNTAANFLAVKTDMHSHLIPGIDDGAKTIEDSLALIKELHSLGYTKLITTPHIMSDFYRNTPEIIMAGLEDVRKAVKAENIPVTIEAAAEYYLDDGFIHKLEEEKLLTIGNNNHLLFEISYVNAPDNLLQVIFRMQVLGYKPIMAHPERYPFWGNNFDFYGSLRDQGVLLQINVNSLAGYYGPDAKRTAEKLIEKEWVDLIGTDTHAIKHINALHKTVKEKSFKKLLEFNLLNKHL
- a CDS encoding MFS transporter, with amino-acid sequence MKAKATSLRSGISLAENATLRYIIFIALYFSQGIPEGITLFVIPAWMAMNGKSAVEIASYSAIVLIPTSMKILLAPMIEKYTYLPMGRRRPWLLFGQFGILCSVVSLSFIHNPLDNISIITTVVLFVHIFVMFQDIATDSLAIDIVPLEQQGKTNSFMWGAKTVGTSASFFFGSWLTNNYGFSDAVLLMSIPVLLIIFIPLLTRERKGEKLHPWSKGETSAATALISVDSWGKLFKSFKQVVMLRNVLLLLTTGFLLMAAIHFMRTMLPIFTIQELSWTNVYYSKIYSTSNLLGGIAGMIVGAFVIQRFGVIRLMQGSLILIVILAITMTMIPTLWSDTTFVCTYIALLCTFFTLTNIGILALAMQLCWKRISALQFTLCMTIYNLGLAAGAAFLGTMRVHFSWQVLFAVFAMMMIFVMIILMQIKTKKHSERIDQLEQQYLAVVQKEASLLTQ
- a CDS encoding YdeI/OmpD-associated family protein, with protein sequence MSTKIADGILHEVTDDIQKALASQTDLVTKWNSLTPIQRNEWICWVTIVKKSETRVEHIERLIEDLQAGKRQPCCWPGCPHRNTNAAKWFKKPTK
- the purQ gene encoding phosphoribosylformylglycinamidine synthase subunit PurQ gives rise to the protein MKFGVVVFPGSNCDEDMVYVLRNILKQPVEKLWHKEHSLRGCDFIVLPGGFSYGDYLRSGAIARFSPIMQEVMEFAAKGGYVLGVCNGFQILCESQLLPGALLHNFSHKFICKNIFIKAETDETILTSSLKIGAAIKIPIAHGEGRFFADEATLNQIESNNQVLFRYCDENGYVTEAANPNGALNNIAGICNEKRNVFGMMPHPERAADPLLGNTDGLGIFKSILNYVDA